A section of the Mycobacterium sp. 3519A genome encodes:
- a CDS encoding S1C family serine protease codes for MTNHPRYSPPPQPGHRQGGHEQHAAPGYPGAHRPGPYQQPQQPYDWRYATQQQFRTHYDPYRGAPQSSTMSMPQPPQKRSRAGALTAGAIAVAIVSAGIGGGVALLAQPDRPSAASSVTGAAPSVPAASLPAGSVEQVAAKVVPSVVKLEVDLGRQSEEGSGIILSSDGLILTNNHVVAAAQTGPGAPPLPPGLGGPSGGPAGAQTKVTFADGRTTMFTVVGTDPSSDIAVVRAKDASNLTPITLGSSANLRVGQDVVAVGSPLGLEGTVTTGIISALNRPVAAGGDAQNQNTVLDAIQTDAAINPGNSGGALVNMNGELIGVNSAIATLGADAGNQGGQSGSIGLGFAIPVDQAKRIADELIQNGTASHASLGVQVGNDSAVDGAKIVEVTNGGAAAAAGLPSGVVVTKVDDRVIGSADALVAAVRSKAPGDKVTLTYLDQSGKPQTVQVTLGKAQQ; via the coding sequence ATGACGAACCACCCGAGGTACTCGCCTCCGCCACAGCCGGGACACCGCCAGGGCGGCCATGAGCAGCACGCGGCGCCCGGATACCCCGGTGCACACCGGCCCGGTCCGTATCAGCAGCCCCAGCAGCCGTATGACTGGCGCTACGCGACGCAGCAGCAGTTCCGCACGCACTACGACCCGTACCGCGGCGCGCCGCAGTCCTCCACCATGTCGATGCCGCAGCCACCCCAAAAGCGTTCGCGCGCAGGAGCTTTGACCGCGGGAGCGATCGCCGTCGCGATCGTCTCCGCCGGCATCGGCGGCGGCGTCGCGTTGCTGGCACAGCCGGACCGCCCGTCGGCGGCCTCGAGTGTCACCGGCGCTGCGCCCAGCGTGCCCGCGGCCAGCCTGCCCGCAGGCTCGGTCGAGCAGGTGGCGGCCAAGGTGGTGCCCAGCGTCGTCAAGCTCGAAGTCGATCTCGGCAGGCAGTCCGAGGAGGGTTCCGGCATCATCCTGTCCTCGGACGGCCTGATCCTGACCAACAACCACGTCGTCGCCGCCGCCCAGACCGGCCCCGGCGCACCACCGCTGCCCCCTGGCCTCGGCGGTCCCAGCGGCGGCCCGGCGGGCGCGCAGACGAAGGTCACCTTCGCCGACGGCCGCACCACCATGTTCACGGTGGTCGGCACCGACCCGAGCAGTGACATCGCGGTGGTGCGCGCCAAGGATGCGTCGAATCTGACGCCGATCACGCTCGGTTCGTCGGCAAATCTGCGGGTCGGCCAGGATGTGGTTGCCGTCGGTTCGCCGCTCGGCCTTGAAGGCACGGTCACCACCGGCATCATCAGCGCACTGAACCGGCCGGTGGCCGCGGGCGGCGACGCGCAGAACCAGAACACCGTGCTCGACGCCATCCAGACCGACGCCGCGATCAACCCGGGTAACTCCGGCGGCGCGCTGGTCAACATGAACGGCGAGCTGATCGGCGTGAACTCCGCCATCGCCACCCTGGGCGCCGACGCGGGCAACCAGGGCGGGCAGAGCGGCTCCATCGGGCTTGGTTTCGCGATCCCGGTCGACCAGGCCAAGCGGATCGCCGACGAGCTGATCCAGAACGGCACCGCGTCGCACGCCTCACTGGGCGTCCAGGTCGGCAACGACTCGGCCGTGGACGGCGCGAAGATCGTCGAGGTCACCAATGGCGGCGCGGCGGCTGCCGCGGGCCTGCCCAGCGGTGTCGTGGTGACCAAGGTGGACGACCGGGTGATCGGCAGCGCCGACGCGCTGGTGGCAGCCGTGCGATCGAAGGCGCCCGGCGACAAGGTCACGCTGACCTACCTGGATCAGTCGGGTAAGCCGCAGACCGTCCAGGTCACTCTCGGTAAGGCGCAGCAGTGA
- a CDS encoding molybdenum cofactor biosynthesis protein B, translated as MEQPGELVGRALVVVVDDRTAHGEEDHSGPLVTELLGEAGFVVDGVVVVSSDEVEIRNALNTAVIGGVDLVVSVGGTGVTPRDVTPEATRDLLDRELLGISEALRASGLSAGIVDAGVSRGLAGISGSTLVVNLAGSRAAVRDGMATLNPLAVQIIGQLSSLEI; from the coding sequence ATGGAACAGCCAGGGGAGTTGGTGGGCCGGGCGTTGGTTGTCGTCGTCGATGACCGCACCGCTCATGGCGAGGAAGACCACAGCGGACCGTTGGTGACCGAGCTGCTCGGTGAGGCGGGCTTCGTGGTCGACGGCGTCGTGGTGGTCTCCTCCGACGAAGTGGAGATCCGCAACGCGCTCAACACGGCCGTCATCGGGGGCGTGGACCTCGTGGTGTCGGTGGGCGGCACCGGTGTCACCCCGCGTGACGTCACCCCTGAGGCGACTCGTGATCTGTTGGATCGCGAACTGCTCGGCATCTCCGAGGCCCTGCGGGCGTCGGGCCTTTCGGCCGGCATCGTCGATGCCGGCGTATCGCGTGGGCTTGCCGGCATCTCCGGCAGCACCCTCGTGGTTAACCTCGCGGGCTCCCGCGCCGCCGTTCGCGACGGCATGGCGACGCTGAATCCGTTGGCCGTCCAGATCATCGGCCAGCTATCCAGCTTGGAGATCTAA
- a CDS encoding MspA family porin, which translates to MKAISRVLVAMVAALAALFVSTGTSHAGLDNELSLVDGQDRTLTIQQWDTFLNGVFPLDRNRLTREWFHSGSAVYNVAGPGADEFEGTLELGYQIGFPWSLGVGINFSYTTPNILLDDASLFPAFNPLGSVITPNLFPGVSISADLGNGPGIQEVATFSVDVSGPHGKVAVSNAHGTVTGAAGGVLLRPFARLISKAGDSVTTYGEPWNMN; encoded by the coding sequence ATGAAGGCAATCAGTCGGGTGCTGGTCGCGATGGTGGCGGCGCTGGCCGCTTTGTTCGTGAGTACGGGCACCTCTCACGCAGGTCTGGACAACGAGCTGAGCCTGGTTGATGGCCAGGATCGGACGCTGACGATCCAGCAGTGGGACACCTTCCTCAATGGTGTGTTCCCCCTGGACCGCAACCGGCTGACTCGCGAGTGGTTCCACTCCGGAAGCGCGGTGTACAACGTGGCCGGCCCGGGTGCTGACGAGTTCGAGGGCACCTTGGAGTTGGGTTACCAGATTGGTTTCCCGTGGTCGCTGGGTGTGGGTATCAACTTCAGCTACACCACGCCGAACATCCTGCTCGACGACGCGTCGTTGTTCCCGGCGTTCAACCCGCTGGGTTCGGTGATTACGCCGAACCTGTTCCCGGGTGTGTCGATCTCGGCTGACCTGGGCAACGGTCCGGGTATCCAGGAGGTTGCGACGTTCTCGGTGGACGTGTCGGGTCCGCACGGCAAGGTGGCGGTGTCCAACGCGCACGGCACTGTGACCGGTGCTGCCGGTGGTGTGTTGCTGCGTCCGTTCGCTCGGCTGATCTCCAAGGCCGGCGACAGCGTCACCACCTACGGCGAGCCCTGGAACATGAACTAA
- a CDS encoding MspA family porin, whose translation MKAISRVFVAMVAALAALFVSTGTSHAGLDNELSLVDGQDRTLTIQQWDTFLNGVFPLDRNRLTREWFHSGSAVYNVAGPGADEFEGTLELGYQIGFPWSLGVGINFSYTTPNILLDDASLFPAFNPLGSVITPNLFPGVSISADLGNGPGIQEVATFSVDVSGPHGKVAVSNAHGTVTGAAGGVLLRPFARLISKAGDSVTTYGEPWNMN comes from the coding sequence ATGAAGGCAATCAGTCGGGTGTTCGTCGCGATGGTGGCGGCGCTGGCCGCTTTGTTCGTGAGTACGGGCACCTCTCACGCAGGTCTGGACAACGAGCTGAGCCTGGTTGATGGCCAGGATCGGACGCTGACGATCCAGCAGTGGGACACCTTCCTCAATGGTGTGTTCCCCCTGGACCGCAACCGGCTGACTCGCGAGTGGTTCCACTCCGGAAGCGCGGTGTACAACGTGGCCGGCCCGGGTGCTGACGAGTTCGAGGGCACCTTGGAGTTGGGTTACCAGATTGGTTTCCCGTGGTCGCTGGGTGTGGGTATCAACTTCAGCTACACCACGCCGAACATCCTGCTCGACGACGCGTCGTTGTTCCCGGCGTTCAACCCGCTGGGTTCGGTGATTACGCCGAACCTGTTCCCGGGTGTGTCGATCTCGGCTGACCTGGGCAACGGTCCGGGTATCCAGGAGGTTGCGACGTTCTCGGTGGACGTGTCGGGTCCGCACGGCAAGGTGGCGGTGTCCAACGCGCACGGCACTGTGACCGGTGCTGCCGGTGGTGTGTTGCTGCGTCCGTTCGCTCGGCTGATCTCCAAGGCCGGCGACAGCGTCACCACCTACGGCGAGCCCTGGAACATGAACTAA
- the mscL gene encoding large-conductance mechanosensitive channel protein MscL, which translates to MLKGFKEFLSRGNIVDLAVAVVIGTAFTALVTKFTESIIQPLINRIGAGGDADYGILRINIGGGQTIDLNVLLSAAINFILVAAVVYFLVVVPYNRLRKKGEVEQAQDTELSLLTEIRNILVETNGQVGKHVSGPGTGPSPDTAKTTSADRS; encoded by the coding sequence ATGTTGAAGGGGTTCAAGGAGTTCCTGTCCAGAGGCAACATCGTCGACCTCGCCGTCGCGGTGGTGATCGGTACCGCGTTCACCGCTCTGGTCACGAAGTTCACCGAAAGCATCATCCAACCGCTGATCAACCGAATCGGCGCAGGCGGCGATGCCGACTACGGAATCCTGCGCATCAACATCGGCGGGGGTCAGACGATCGATCTGAACGTTCTGCTGTCAGCTGCCATCAACTTCATCCTCGTCGCCGCTGTCGTCTACTTCCTGGTCGTCGTGCCGTACAACAGGCTGCGCAAGAAGGGCGAGGTCGAGCAGGCGCAGGACACCGAACTCAGCCTGCTCACCGAAATCCGCAACATTCTGGTCGAGACGAACGGCCAGGTCGGCAAGCACGTCAGCGGCCCGGGCACCGGCCCGAGCCCTGACACTGCGAAGACAACCAGCGCCGACAGGAGTTAG
- a CDS encoding SAF domain-containing protein, with protein MGDSLNPSVLSRLLAARPDWSRTLAARRVAAGALVVLAAVIALRSNPQGERADVVVAARDLASGVALTADDVRIENRSATMVPDGSRSDVGAVVGATLAGPARRGEVLTDVRVLGPRLAESVAGPDARIVPLPLAESAVLDLVRPGDVVDVLAAGSDADSQTQLVATNAVVVVVSEKPKGAGGDRVVLVALPGHAANKVAAATLLQTVTLTFH; from the coding sequence ATGGGGGACTCACTCAATCCGTCTGTGCTGAGTCGGCTGCTCGCCGCCAGGCCCGACTGGTCACGCACGCTCGCCGCTCGCCGGGTGGCCGCAGGCGCTCTCGTCGTGCTCGCCGCCGTCATCGCGCTCCGCTCGAACCCCCAGGGTGAACGCGCCGACGTCGTCGTCGCGGCACGTGACCTCGCCTCCGGCGTCGCGCTGACCGCCGATGACGTCAGGATCGAAAACCGTTCTGCCACAATGGTTCCCGACGGTTCGCGGTCGGACGTCGGCGCCGTGGTCGGTGCCACCCTTGCCGGGCCCGCCCGCCGCGGTGAAGTGCTGACCGATGTCCGGGTGCTGGGGCCGCGGTTGGCGGAATCGGTCGCAGGCCCGGACGCGCGTATCGTGCCGCTGCCGCTGGCAGAGAGTGCTGTCCTCGATCTGGTCCGCCCCGGCGACGTGGTGGACGTGCTCGCTGCGGGCTCGGACGCCGACAGCCAGACACAGTTGGTGGCGACGAACGCTGTCGTGGTGGTCGTCTCGGAGAAGCCGAAAGGCGCGGGCGGCGACCGCGTGGTGCTGGTGGCGCTGCCCGGTCACGCCGCCAACAAGGTGGCCGCCGCGACACTGCTGCAGACGGTGACGCTGACCTTTCACTGA
- a CDS encoding FmdB family zinc ribbon protein translates to MPTYSYACTECGDRFDAVQAFSDSALTTCAKCNGRLRKLFGNVGVVFKGSGFYRTDSRESGKKTSSGSSNGSSSESTSSSSSSSDKAGSSSNGSSSSSTSAAPAAAASS, encoded by the coding sequence GTGCCCACCTATTCCTATGCGTGTACAGAGTGCGGCGATCGGTTCGACGCAGTGCAGGCGTTCAGCGACAGCGCGCTGACGACTTGCGCCAAGTGCAACGGCCGGCTGCGCAAGCTGTTCGGCAACGTGGGAGTGGTGTTCAAGGGCAGCGGCTTCTACCGCACCGACAGCCGCGAATCGGGCAAGAAGACATCCTCCGGTTCGTCCAACGGCTCCTCGTCGGAGTCCACCAGCTCTTCGTCGTCGTCGTCAGACAAGGCCGGTTCTTCTTCCAACGGTTCGAGCTCCAGCAGCACGAGCGCGGCGCCCGCCGCGGCCGCGTCGAGCTAG
- a CDS encoding 5-formyltetrahydrofolate cyclo-ligase has translation MVVPVAGPTKSELRAEILQARRGLAPHLHDAEADALCAHMRSFITSSVTVCAYVPVGSEPGSVGMLDSLLRHQVRVLLPVARHDGAGVPMPLQWGEYSPGALVAAPFGLQEPAEPWLGAEAIGVAEVVLVPALAVDRSGVRLGRGAGFYDRSLPLAAAAARLVAVVRDDELVDRLPAEPHDVRMTHALTPHGGLVALG, from the coding sequence ATGGTTGTTCCCGTGGCGGGCCCCACCAAATCCGAACTGCGTGCCGAAATCCTGCAGGCGCGCCGCGGCTTGGCACCGCATCTGCACGACGCCGAGGCAGACGCACTGTGTGCGCATATGCGTTCATTCATCACCTCTTCCGTCACGGTCTGCGCATATGTTCCTGTCGGATCCGAACCCGGTTCGGTCGGCATGCTCGATTCGCTGCTGCGACACCAGGTCCGGGTGTTGCTGCCGGTGGCCCGCCACGACGGCGCGGGTGTGCCGATGCCGCTTCAGTGGGGCGAGTACTCCCCCGGCGCGCTGGTGGCCGCGCCATTCGGGTTGCAGGAGCCGGCCGAGCCGTGGCTGGGCGCCGAGGCGATCGGGGTCGCCGAGGTGGTGCTGGTACCGGCGCTGGCCGTGGACCGCAGCGGGGTCCGGTTGGGCCGCGGCGCTGGGTTCTACGACCGTTCGCTGCCGCTGGCCGCAGCGGCGGCGCGGTTGGTGGCCGTTGTCCGCGACGACGAACTCGTCGACCGGTTGCCTGCCGAACCGCACGACGTCCGGATGACGCACGCGCTGACGCCGCACGGCGGCCTGGTCGCACTCGGCTGA
- a CDS encoding UTP--glucose-1-phosphate uridylyltransferase — protein MTRPEVPIPYTAVVPAAGLGTRFLPATKTVPKELLPVVDTPGIELVAAEAAEAGAERLIIVTSEGKDGVVAHFVEDLVLEGTLEARGKKSMLEKVRRAPALIKVESVVQAEPLGLGHAVGCVEQNLADDEDAIAVLLPDDLVLPTGVLETMSKVRAKRGGSVLCAIEVAPDEISAYGVFDVEPVPDTNNPNVLRVKGMVEKPKAEDAPSLYAAAGRYVLDRAIFDALRRVPRGAGGEIQLTDAVELLIGEGHPVHVVVHRGSRHDLGNPGGYLKAAVDFALKRDDYGPELRRWLVERLGLIDC, from the coding sequence ATGACACGGCCTGAGGTACCGATCCCGTACACCGCAGTCGTACCGGCTGCGGGTCTTGGGACGCGATTCCTGCCCGCGACCAAGACCGTGCCGAAGGAACTGCTGCCCGTCGTCGACACACCCGGCATCGAACTGGTGGCTGCCGAAGCCGCGGAGGCCGGTGCGGAGCGGCTGATCATCGTCACCTCGGAGGGTAAGGACGGCGTCGTCGCGCACTTCGTCGAAGACCTTGTTCTCGAGGGCACGCTGGAGGCCCGCGGCAAGAAGTCGATGCTCGAAAAGGTGCGTCGCGCACCGGCGCTGATCAAGGTCGAATCGGTGGTGCAGGCCGAGCCGCTGGGCCTCGGCCACGCCGTCGGATGCGTCGAGCAGAACCTGGCCGACGACGAAGACGCGATCGCGGTGCTGCTGCCCGACGACCTGGTGTTGCCGACCGGTGTGCTGGAGACCATGTCGAAGGTGCGCGCCAAACGCGGCGGCTCGGTGCTGTGCGCCATCGAGGTGGCGCCCGACGAGATCAGCGCCTACGGCGTCTTCGACGTCGAACCTGTTCCCGACACCAACAACCCGAACGTGTTGCGCGTCAAGGGAATGGTCGAAAAGCCCAAAGCCGAGGACGCGCCGTCGCTGTACGCCGCGGCCGGACGTTATGTGCTGGACCGGGCGATCTTCGATGCGTTGCGGCGCGTGCCGCGGGGCGCGGGCGGCGAAATCCAGCTGACGGACGCGGTCGAGCTGTTGATCGGAGAAGGCCATCCGGTCCATGTGGTGGTGCACCGCGGGTCTCGACACGACCTCGGAAATCCTGGCGGCTATCTCAAGGCTGCGGTTGACTTTGCGTTGAAGCGCGACGACTACGGTCCCGAACTGCGGCGGTGGTTGGTGGAGCGACTGGGGCTGATCGACTGCTAG
- the glp gene encoding gephyrin-like molybdotransferase Glp yields the protein MRSVEEQQARVAAAAVAPRPVRVAIAEAQGLMCAEEVVTERPLPGFDQAAIDGYAVRSVDVLGVGGGSDGDEDGEDSDREVSLPVMGSIEAGARTPSRLQPRQAARVQTGAPMPTLADAVLPLRWTDGGESRVTVLRGVRSGAYVRRTGDDVQPGDVAVRAGTIIGPAQVGLLAAVGRERVLVHPRPRLSVMCVGGELVDISRTPGNGQVYDVNSYALAAAGRDAGAEVTRVGIVDTDPKELREVVETQVNRAEVVVIAGAVGGAAAEGVRSVLAQLGEMEVTRIAMHPGSVQGFGQLGSDGVPVFLLPANPVSALVVFEIMVRPLIRLSLGKRQPMRRVVQARTLSPISSVAGRKGYLRGQLMRDQDTGEYLVQALGGAPGASHLLATLAEANCLVVVPSEAEQIRTGEIVDVAFLAQRG from the coding sequence TTGCGTTCGGTGGAGGAGCAGCAGGCCCGGGTAGCGGCCGCCGCGGTGGCGCCACGCCCGGTTCGGGTGGCCATCGCCGAGGCCCAAGGCCTGATGTGCGCCGAGGAAGTGGTGACCGAGCGCCCGCTGCCGGGCTTCGACCAGGCGGCCATCGACGGGTACGCGGTGCGCAGTGTGGACGTCCTCGGCGTGGGTGGCGGCTCCGACGGCGACGAGGACGGCGAGGACAGCGACCGCGAGGTCAGCCTGCCGGTGATGGGCTCGATCGAAGCGGGTGCGCGGACACCGAGCAGGCTGCAGCCGCGGCAGGCCGCAAGGGTGCAGACCGGCGCGCCGATGCCGACCCTTGCCGACGCGGTGTTGCCGCTGCGCTGGACCGACGGCGGCGAATCACGGGTTACCGTGCTGCGCGGCGTGCGCTCGGGCGCCTATGTCCGACGCACAGGCGATGACGTGCAGCCCGGCGACGTCGCGGTGCGGGCGGGCACGATCATCGGGCCTGCCCAGGTGGGCCTGCTGGCGGCGGTCGGCCGTGAACGAGTGCTGGTGCATCCGCGGCCGAGGCTGTCGGTGATGTGCGTCGGCGGTGAACTGGTCGACATCTCGCGGACACCTGGCAACGGGCAGGTCTACGACGTGAACTCCTATGCGTTGGCCGCGGCGGGCCGCGACGCGGGTGCCGAGGTGACCCGCGTCGGCATCGTCGACACCGACCCCAAGGAATTACGGGAAGTCGTTGAGACCCAAGTCAATCGGGCCGAGGTCGTGGTGATCGCGGGTGCGGTGGGCGGCGCCGCCGCAGAAGGCGTGCGCTCGGTGCTGGCGCAACTCGGCGAGATGGAAGTCACCCGCATCGCCATGCATCCCGGTTCGGTGCAGGGGTTCGGCCAACTCGGGTCGGACGGCGTGCCCGTGTTCCTGTTGCCCGCCAACCCGGTCAGCGCGCTGGTGGTGTTCGAGATCATGGTGCGGCCGTTGATCCGGCTGTCGCTGGGCAAGCGTCAGCCGATGCGGCGGGTGGTGCAGGCCCGCACGCTGTCGCCGATCAGTTCGGTGGCGGGCCGCAAGGGATATCTGCGCGGCCAGTTGATGCGCGACCAGGACACCGGCGAGTACCTGGTGCAGGCCCTCGGCGGCGCGCCGGGGGCGTCGCATCTGCTGGCGACGCTGGCCGAAGCAAACTGTCTGGTGGTGGTTCCCAGCGAGGCCGAGCAGATCCGCACCGGCGAGATCGTCGACGTCGCTTTTCTGGCTCAGCGCGGCTGA
- a CDS encoding GNAT family N-acetyltransferase translates to MNLWRSSSLHPGWPMPVGPLRVPGGLVRLRPVRLRDAANWSRIRLADRAHLEPWEPVTDVNWDVRHAVSSWPSVCSGLRSEARKGRMLPYVIEVDGEFAGQLTIGNVTHGALRSAWIGYWVASSVTGRGVATAALALGLDHCFGPVMLHRVEATVRPENAASRAVLAKVGFREEGLLRRYLEVDGAWRDHLLVAVTVEELNGSAASALVREGHATWA, encoded by the coding sequence ATGAACCTTTGGCGTTCGAGCTCACTACATCCGGGGTGGCCGATGCCCGTCGGCCCGCTGCGGGTGCCGGGCGGGCTGGTGCGACTGCGGCCGGTGCGGCTGCGCGACGCGGCGAACTGGAGCCGGATCAGGCTGGCCGACCGCGCGCATCTGGAGCCGTGGGAGCCGGTCACTGACGTGAATTGGGATGTGCGGCATGCGGTTTCGTCGTGGCCGTCGGTGTGCTCCGGGTTGCGCTCGGAAGCCCGCAAGGGCCGGATGCTGCCGTATGTCATCGAGGTGGACGGTGAGTTCGCCGGTCAGCTGACAATCGGCAACGTGACGCACGGCGCGCTGCGCTCGGCGTGGATCGGATACTGGGTGGCCAGTTCGGTGACCGGACGCGGGGTCGCGACGGCCGCGCTGGCGTTGGGTCTGGACCATTGCTTCGGTCCGGTCATGTTGCACCGCGTCGAGGCGACGGTGCGCCCCGAGAACGCGGCGAGCCGGGCGGTGCTGGCAAAGGTGGGCTTCCGCGAGGAGGGGCTGCTGCGGCGCTACCTCGAAGTCGACGGGGCGTGGCGCGACCACCTGCTGGTGGCCGTCACCGTCGAGGAACTCAACGGGTCGGCGGCGTCGGCGTTGGTGCGCGAGGGTCACGCAACCTGGGCGTGA
- the glpR gene encoding gephyrin-like molybdotransferase receptor GlpR — protein sequence MPSIPQSLLWISLVVLWLFVLVPMLISKRDAVRRTSDVALATRVLNTSRGARLLRRGRPAAGHNSDPDWQPAEDDDLDDEMHEESKERAVVRAAVVESEIDSEPDYLDVDIVDEDSGALPVGESATEAIRVVEEPEQADELPLEFAEEPEAEEPEAGEPAAEYDEPESDGTEDEYEYVDDSSGLEAPSETDLQIADSISAARRRRAEARAASIDARKYKFRKRMLTALTLAIIVAAAAAIALTPVAWYACGSLGAITILYLAYLRRQTRIEERLRRRRAQRIARSRLGVENTDDREFDVVPSRLRRPGSVVLEIDDEDPIFEHLDYAPFAGDFDLPRAAGQ from the coding sequence ATGCCAAGCATCCCCCAATCCCTTCTTTGGATCTCTCTTGTCGTGCTCTGGCTCTTCGTGCTGGTTCCGATGTTGATCAGCAAGCGCGACGCCGTTCGTCGCACCAGCGACGTGGCGTTGGCGACGCGGGTGCTCAACACCAGCCGCGGGGCGCGGCTGCTGCGGCGTGGCAGGCCGGCGGCCGGACACAACAGCGATCCGGACTGGCAACCCGCTGAGGACGACGACCTCGACGACGAGATGCACGAGGAGTCGAAGGAACGCGCAGTCGTGCGCGCGGCGGTCGTCGAATCCGAAATCGACAGCGAGCCAGACTATCTCGACGTGGACATTGTCGACGAGGACTCCGGTGCGCTGCCGGTGGGGGAGTCGGCGACCGAGGCCATCAGGGTCGTCGAGGAACCCGAACAGGCCGACGAGTTGCCGCTCGAATTCGCCGAGGAACCGGAAGCCGAGGAGCCCGAAGCCGGGGAGCCGGCGGCCGAGTACGACGAGCCGGAGTCCGACGGCACCGAGGACGAGTACGAATACGTCGATGATTCCTCCGGCCTGGAAGCGCCGTCGGAGACCGATCTGCAGATCGCCGACTCGATCAGTGCCGCGCGCAGGCGGCGAGCGGAGGCCAGGGCGGCCAGCATCGACGCCCGCAAGTACAAGTTCCGCAAGCGGATGCTCACGGCGCTGACGCTGGCGATCATCGTGGCCGCCGCGGCGGCGATCGCGTTGACGCCGGTCGCGTGGTACGCCTGCGGGTCGCTCGGCGCCATCACGATCCTCTACCTGGCGTATCTGCGCCGTCAGACCCGCATCGAGGAGCGGCTGCGCCGCAGGCGTGCCCAGCGGATCGCGCGCTCACGGCTGGGCGTGGAGAACACCGACGACCGCGAGTTCGACGTGGTGCCGTCGCGGCTGCGCAGGCCGGGTTCGGTGGTGCTCGAGATCGACGACGAGGACCCCATCTTCGAGCACCTGGACTACGCACCGTTCGCCGGCGACTTCGACCTTCCGCGGGCGGCAGGGCAATAG
- a CDS encoding YafY family protein, producing MKRAERLYALVDVLRGSRRPLSAARLSEEFAVSKRTIERDIQSLQLAGVPIYADHGVSGGYSILREHSLPPLNLTVPESLAVLAGLGLVETSPYGAAARRARAKVLAISREDQLAPVDEALASMFVIDAQPPSKAAVSLIPEAIAARRVVRLDYTSKDGQTHTTRDVEAMGLLRGGDAWLFVGWCRLREGIRGFQLDRIRHLEITAEVFEERDPAVLDTDLSRWRTRRLG from the coding sequence ATGAAAAGAGCCGAGCGGTTGTACGCGCTGGTCGACGTGCTCCGAGGATCGCGCAGGCCGTTGTCGGCCGCCCGGCTCTCCGAGGAGTTCGCGGTATCGAAGCGCACGATCGAGCGTGACATCCAGTCGCTGCAGCTGGCTGGCGTCCCGATCTACGCCGACCACGGGGTGTCGGGCGGGTATTCGATCCTGCGGGAACACTCCCTGCCGCCGCTGAATCTCACGGTGCCGGAGTCCCTTGCGGTGCTCGCGGGCCTGGGTTTGGTGGAGACCTCGCCGTATGGCGCGGCGGCGCGGCGGGCACGGGCGAAGGTGCTGGCGATCAGCCGCGAGGATCAGCTTGCGCCGGTCGACGAGGCGTTGGCGTCGATGTTCGTCATCGACGCCCAGCCGCCGTCCAAGGCGGCCGTCTCGCTGATTCCCGAGGCGATCGCCGCGCGCCGGGTGGTGCGGTTGGACTACACCTCCAAGGACGGCCAGACCCACACCACGCGGGATGTGGAGGCGATGGGCCTGCTGCGCGGCGGGGACGCGTGGCTGTTCGTGGGGTGGTGTCGGCTGCGGGAAGGGATCCGCGGATTTCAACTCGACCGAATCCGGCACCTCGAGATCACCGCAGAGGTGTTTGAGGAACGCGATCCCGCGGTGCTCGACACGGACCTGTCGCGGTGGCGCACTCGCCGGCTCGGCTGA
- a CDS encoding nuclear transport factor 2 family protein: MNENTSMVETTSDATLAVWLEMWNADSAIARRICSADFRIHFLVSDADGSNPFDDVLGAESFARVLDRWREGHPGVVFTEVARAVDGTHGRMLWNMQVSEVAVGGIDVFDFTEEGLIREVWSVNGTRTHLT; the protein is encoded by the coding sequence ATGAACGAGAACACGAGCATGGTAGAGACAACTTCGGATGCGACGCTGGCGGTGTGGTTAGAGATGTGGAACGCCGACAGTGCGATTGCGCGTCGGATCTGCAGTGCGGATTTCCGGATTCATTTCCTGGTCTCCGACGCCGATGGGTCGAACCCGTTCGATGACGTGCTGGGCGCCGAGAGTTTCGCTCGGGTCCTGGATCGGTGGCGCGAGGGGCATCCCGGTGTGGTGTTCACCGAGGTCGCCCGGGCCGTGGACGGCACGCACGGGCGGATGTTGTGGAACATGCAGGTCTCCGAGGTTGCCGTGGGCGGGATCGATGTCTTCGACTTCACCGAGGAGGGGCTGATCCGCGAGGTGTGGTCGGTGAACGGGACCCGCACGCACCTGACCTGA